The Desulfurella amilsii genome contains a region encoding:
- a CDS encoding IS200/IS605 family accessory protein TnpB-related protein produces the protein PFKHYNAKFNRILSKLNESKSQEVLEWGTSKTNTKYPLKYTQRGKDINKFISFLYFKRNKYFYDQFHKISKRIVEFLHLNNVTDLCLSKNLAELKNNGECKLSKSVKQGFIQIPFIKLLKNIEYKAQEVGINVYWIDEAYSSKSSCISDDIISIQLNKPKSTNAFNGKRVERGLFLDTVISKIFNADINGAVNHIKIAAAKSFEWLKNSLFKLCNPIKIKSDYEFCKFLKNMQNSVSGKSVLWANQSTEASGST, from the coding sequence CCATTTAAACACTATAATGCAAAGTTCAACAGGATATTATCAAAACTCAATGAATCAAAGTCTCAAGAGGTATTGGAGTGGGGAACTTCTAAAACAAATACAAAGTATCCATTAAAGTATACTCAAAGAGGCAAAGACATAAATAAATTCATATCGTTCTTATACTTCAAAAGAAACAAATACTTTTATGATCAATTCCACAAAATTTCAAAACGCATTGTGGAGTTTTTGCATCTCAACAATGTAACAGACCTTTGCTTATCTAAAAACCTTGCAGAACTTAAAAACAATGGGGAATGTAAATTAAGCAAATCAGTAAAGCAGGGTTTCATCCAAATACCTTTTATAAAGCTTTTAAAAAACATTGAATATAAAGCACAGGAGGTGGGTATAAATGTTTACTGGATAGATGAAGCGTATTCTTCTAAATCAAGCTGTATATCAGATGACATAATCAGCATACAGCTGAATAAGCCCAAATCAACTAATGCTTTCAATGGAAAGCGTGTTGAGAGAGGGCTGTTTTTAGACACAGTAATATCTAAAATATTCAATGCTGATATTAACGGGGCAGTAAACCACATTAAGATTGCAGCAGCAAAAAGCTTTGAGTGGCTAAAAAACAGCTTATTTAAGCTTTGCAACCCAATAAAAATAAAAAGCGACTACGAATTCTGCAAGTTCCTAAAAAACATGCAGAATAGTGTGTCGGGTAAGTCTGTGCTTTGGGCAAACCAAAGCACAGAAGCGTCGGGGTCTACTTGA